The genomic region CGGAAGCGGGGGCGTTGGCAGGATCTTGTGCAGTCATGGCTCTGTTCCAGTTAACGGATTGGATGCAACGGATGGGAGTGAATGTGATGAGTCAGAATCGCATGGGGCGTCGCGCGACGCCAGTGTTGAGCCTGTTGGCGGCCACCGCGCTGTTGGCCCTGGGCGCCACGCAGTTGCGCGCCGAAGACGCCGCATCCGGCTCTTCGGACAGCGTCGCCCAGGGTAAGGCGCTCTATGCAGAGGGCTGCATGACCGGCTGTCACGCCGCGCGCTTCGGCGGCGACGCCACCAAAATCTTCACTCGGACCGACCGCAAAAAGAACGACATAAAAGCCATGGCGGCCATGGTCTCCTTCTGCGCCAATCAGCTCAACACCGGTTGGTTCCCGGAGGATGAGGCGATGGTGACCGAGTACCTCAACACCGAATTCTACCACCTCACCAAGTAACCGCATCCAGCGCCTGCTGGAGGGTGTGCGCATCGGCGGCGCTGAAGGCGACCAGGATGATCCCCTCCAGCGCGTCTGGCCCCAGCAGTGCGTCAGGATTGTCCCCAATCCACTGCGCGCACGCGCGCACCGCTACCTGGGCGGCGTCGCCTTTAGGGTAGCCGTACACGCCGGTGCTGATGGCGGGGAACGCCACCGTCCGTGCATTCAACTCCCGCGCGCAGTGCAGACTGTTGCGGTAGCACGCCGCCAGCAGCGCCTCGGCGTTGCGGTCTTGATCATAGACCGGGCCCACGGTGTGGATCACCCAGCGTGCGGGCAACTCGCCGCCAGGGGTGGCCACCGCTTCGCCGATGGGCAGGCCGTCAGGGTAGCGCTCGGCGCGCAGCGCCTCGCAAGCGCGTAGGATGGCCAGTCCCCCTGCGCGGTGAATCGCGCCATCCACGCCGCCGCCGCCCAACAGCGCGCGGTTGGCGGCGTTGACGATGGCGTCCACCCGCAATGTGGTGATGTCGACCTGTTCGACGCGAATGATCCCCCTGTTTTTCCGCATATCTCACTCTCCGTTGGGCTGTGTCGCCACGCTGTGGCCATTGTCTCGCCGATGCGCCCAGGGGACAAGCGCTTTGCCTCTGATTCCGTATTGGCCCTTTGTTTGCTTCCTGTCAGATAACGCCTGCTTGTGGGCGTCAAGCGCAATGCAAACCGCTTTGCATCGCGCAATCTGAATAACGGGCAACCTAAAGAGGAGCGCGCGATGAAAGCGATCCCCTTATCACCGCCCCCGCTGCACGCCGCCGCGCACAAAATGAGTGTGACCGGCGGCGCTGCGGACAGCGGCGCGGCGGAGTATCACGGCGATTTTGAATCCGCTCTGCGCGATGCCGATGCGCAGTGGAGCAACGTGGACCCCAATGTGCTGGATAAGCCGGTGGTGGCCTATCTGCTGCGTTGGGTGCGCTCGGCGCTGACCAGCGCGCAGGAGGCGTGGTTTGGCGATGCCGAACACCCTGCCGCGACGCCACGGCAAGTGGCCGAGGGCGCGTCCCAGCCCAAGGCGGCCAGCACGGCGGCGCCTGTTGCCGCTGTGACGAAAACGCCGGAAGAGTCTGCGGCGCCGGTGATTCCCGCGCCCGCCCGCATTGTGGCCGAGCGCCTGGCCGGACCCCCCGCGCAGGGGGCGTTGACCAATCTGATGACCCAGGAGCAGGCGCAAGGGATGCGTCAGGAGATTGAACAGGCGGTGGCGGCGCTGGTGGCGCGCAACCGTCAAGCTGTTGTGGCGCAAAACAGCGCCGATGGCGACGCGCCCTACGCCAAGCTCATCGCCAAGGCCGCTGACGCCACCGGCTTGGACGCCGACTTGCTGCGCGCGGTGATTCAGACCGAGAGCGGATTCGACCCCAAAGCGGTCTCCGCCAAGGGAGCCAAAGGGTTGATGCAGTTGATGCCCGCCACTGCGCGCGAGTTGGGGGTGACCGATCCGTTCAATCCCGAACAGAACGTTATGGCCGGGGCGCGCTATCTGAAGAATCTGGTCAATCGCTATCAGGGCGAGGTGGATCTGGCGCTGGCGGCCTACAACTGGGGGATGGGCAATCTGGAGCGTCAGCCCGAGCGCATGCCCGCTGAGACCCGCGAGTACATCGCCAAAATCGACCGCCTGGTGGCCCCGGAGAACTATCAATACAGCAATGCGACGATGC from Magnetofaba australis IT-1 harbors:
- a CDS encoding O-acetyl-ADP-ribose deacetylase, whose amino-acid sequence is MRKNRGIIRVEQVDITTLRVDAIVNAANRALLGGGGVDGAIHRAGGLAILRACEALRAERYPDGLPIGEAVATPGGELPARWVIHTVGPVYDQDRNAEALLAACYRNSLHCARELNARTVAFPAISTGVYGYPKGDAAQVAVRACAQWIGDNPDALLGPDALEGIILVAFSAADAHTLQQALDAVTW
- a CDS encoding cytochrome c; translation: MSQNRMGRRATPVLSLLAATALLALGATQLRAEDAASGSSDSVAQGKALYAEGCMTGCHAARFGGDATKIFTRTDRKKNDIKAMAAMVSFCANQLNTGWFPEDEAMVTEYLNTEFYHLTK
- a CDS encoding lytic transglycosylase domain-containing protein, whose translation is MKAIPLSPPPLHAAAHKMSVTGGAADSGAAEYHGDFESALRDADAQWSNVDPNVLDKPVVAYLLRWVRSALTSAQEAWFGDAEHPAATPRQVAEGASQPKAASTAAPVAAVTKTPEESAAPVIPAPARIVAERLAGPPAQGALTNLMTQEQAQGMRQEIEQAVAALVARNRQAVVAQNSADGDAPYAKLIAKAADATGLDADLLRAVIQTESGFDPKAVSAKGAKGLMQLMPATARELGVTDPFNPEQNVMAGARYLKNLVNRYQGEVDLALAAYNWGMGNLERQPERMPAETREYIAKIDRLVAPENYQYSNATMLA